In Gadus chalcogrammus isolate NIFS_2021 unplaced genomic scaffold, NIFS_Gcha_1.0 GACHA077, whole genome shotgun sequence, the following are encoded in one genomic region:
- the LOC130378415 gene encoding uncharacterized protein LOC130378415: MAMPKSLVTIFLDDKEISKKIFQLESVEEIVDDCKSNATLLLNSELLECDRILKFSPEFNEFIDIDCHDFVQHMDKFQVFFKTREASMLTEQSDAVETNQIRDPIGVETLRAVLVRKGASVLADYEASGTLSESSRKLLVKIAVSELIERKGFYPQSEDKSKLARSMVALFPSLKIKMGEENEGFEHFYDPISHSGFLEIRLRNLRRNLQDDQRRYQRKRVKSTDNPRASIRVEMPAEGDDSVNEWMTVIKRMRPCQENLSTIKEAMDKTYASRRLWIAARHPTLEEFFAEFPRFVDMPYMFDTEFGKMFPGKADM; this comes from the exons ATGGCGATGCCGAAATCGCTTGTTACCATATTTCTGGATGACAAGGAAAtcagcaaaaaaatatttcagcTGGAGTCTGTCGAAGAGATAGTGGATGACTGCAAATCGAATGCAACACTACTCCTTAACAGTGAACTCCTTGAATGTGACAGAATTCTCAAATTCTCCCCTGAATTTAATGAATTCATTGATATAGACTGCCATGACTTTGTTCAACACATGGACAAGTTCCAGGTGTTTTTCAAGACACGTGAAGCATCAATGTTG ACTGAACAGTCGGATGCAGTTGAAACAAATCAAATCAGG GATCCCATTGGTGTTGAAACTCTGAGAGCAGTTCTTGTGAGGAAAGGTGCAAGTGTTCTAGCAGATTATGAGGCCTCTGGAACACTCTCAGAGTCTTCAAGGAAACTCCTTGTTAAAATCGCTGTCAGTGAGTTGATTGAGAGGAAGGGATT TTATCCACAAAGTGAAGACAAATCCAAGTTGGCCAGATCTATGGTAGCACTTTTCCCGTCACTCAAAATCAagatgggagaggagaatgAGGGATTT GAACATTTCTATGACCCCATATCCCACAGTGGATTCCTTGAGATCCGACTCCGAAATCTAAGGAGGAATCTTCAAGATGATCAACGCCGTTATCAGCGCAAGCGTGTCAAGTCCACTGATAACCCTAGAGCGTCCATTAGGGTGGAAATGCCTGCAGAAGGGGATGATTCAGTCAACGAATGGATGACGGTTATAAAAAGAATGAGGCCGTGTCAGGAAAACCTCAGCACCATCAAAGAAGCCATGGACAAAACCTATGCTAGCCGAAGGTTGTGGATTGCTGCTAGACATCCAACGTTGGAGGAATTTTTTGCAGAGTTTCCACGCTTTGTGGACATGCCATACATG TTTGACACAGAATTTGGAAAGATGTTTCCTGGAAAAGCTGAcatgtga
- the LOC130378419 gene encoding uncharacterized protein LOC130378419 isoform X1, giving the protein MWPCRLCDSILSSSRIQTYGDPEETHRHYSRAGHPKVAINSLKNKRSGQQSPAANIKKPRKGDVNFCPNIPSGETIHSLEMERVALLMEVKKKKRDEALIKEKMQRTFSLRRQEVLQEPKIPEFFNKWPALFDVIEINLEFMRLTTVPLTLTVLRELDRLTGDLIRVFNTKGGAAGEKIGAMMAKMENNQDINVRRDCVLRCLSIYLCEDLDTLVKEYVDIECSEAEADVAGTTMAIYTVQAEGDDHDGPGGLFADVGMVLEGVQVLNNLQSINHACVMLYGLVYALNLSYPKNLKYTFEAYQKILMDLESSKPSPKVRALKLKLLR; this is encoded by the exons ATGTGGCCATGCAGATTGTGTGACAGTATATTATCTTCAAG TCGGATCCAGACGTATGGTGACCCTGAAGAGACACATCGTCATTACAG CCGAGCTGGACACCCCAAGGTTGCCATCAACTCTCTGAAAAACAAGCGAAGTGGCCAGCAGTCTCCAGCAGCCAACATCAAGAAGCCCAGGAAGGGAGATGTAAATTTCTGTCCGAACATCCCTAGTGGTGAAACAATACACAGTTTGGAGATGGAAAGGGTGGCTCTACTGATGGAG gtaaaaaagaagaaaagggaTGAGGCCCTCATCAAGGAAAAGATGCAGCGTACATTCTCCCTCAGGAGACAGGAGGTTCTCCAGGAGCCAAAGATTCCAGAGTTTTTCAATAAATGGCCAGCACTCTTTGACGTCATTGAG ATCAACTTGGAGTTTATGCGGCTGACAACTGTACCACTGACCTTAACAGTTTTGAGGGAACTGGACCGCCTGACCGGCGACCTGATCAGGGTTTTCAACACTAAAGGGGGAGCTGCAGGGGAAAAAATCGGAGCCATGATGGCAAAGATGGAGAAT AATCAAGACATCAACGTGAGGCGTGATTGCGTTTTGAGATGTCTCAGCATCTACCTCTGTGAAGACCTGGACACATTGGTCAAAGAATACGTG GACATCGAATGCAGTGAGGCCGAGGCAGATGTCGCAGGGACAACCATGGCAATCTACACCGTTCAAGCTGAGGGTGATGATCATGATGGTCCTGGTGGACTCTTTGCAGATGTCGGTATGGTCCTGGAAGGGGTCCAAGTTCTCAACAACCTCCAAAGTATCAACCATGCATGCGTAATGCTTTATGGGTTGGTCTATGCTCTTAATTTGAGCTATCCAAAAAACTTGAAGTATACATTCGAAGCTTACCAGAAGATCCTGATGGACCTGGAATCGTCCAAACCTTCCCCCAAAGTACGAGCACTGAAACTCAAATTGCTCAGGTGA
- the LOC130378419 gene encoding uncharacterized protein LOC130378419 isoform X2 produces the protein MWPCRLCDSILSSSRIQTYGDPEETHRHYSRAGHPKVAINSLKNKRSGQQSPAANIKKPRKGDVNFCPNIPSGETIHSLEMERVALLMEVKKKKRDEALIKEKMQRTFSLRRQEVLQEPKIPEFFNKWPALFDVIEINLEFMRLTTVPLTLTVLRELDRLTGDLIRVFNTKGGAAGEKIGAMMAKMENNQDINVRRDCVLRCLSIYLCEDLDTLVKEYVEVNPNGPEGPEVKGRVLAPKRLPSAATILPQTRRMHVVDSQLMSSNA, from the exons ATGTGGCCATGCAGATTGTGTGACAGTATATTATCTTCAAG TCGGATCCAGACGTATGGTGACCCTGAAGAGACACATCGTCATTACAG CCGAGCTGGACACCCCAAGGTTGCCATCAACTCTCTGAAAAACAAGCGAAGTGGCCAGCAGTCTCCAGCAGCCAACATCAAGAAGCCCAGGAAGGGAGATGTAAATTTCTGTCCGAACATCCCTAGTGGTGAAACAATACACAGTTTGGAGATGGAAAGGGTGGCTCTACTGATGGAG gtaaaaaagaagaaaagggaTGAGGCCCTCATCAAGGAAAAGATGCAGCGTACATTCTCCCTCAGGAGACAGGAGGTTCTCCAGGAGCCAAAGATTCCAGAGTTTTTCAATAAATGGCCAGCACTCTTTGACGTCATTGAG ATCAACTTGGAGTTTATGCGGCTGACAACTGTACCACTGACCTTAACAGTTTTGAGGGAACTGGACCGCCTGACCGGCGACCTGATCAGGGTTTTCAACACTAAAGGGGGAGCTGCAGGGGAAAAAATCGGAGCCATGATGGCAAAGATGGAGAAT AATCAAGACATCAACGTGAGGCGTGATTGCGTTTTGAGATGTCTCAGCATCTACCTCTGTGAAGACCTGGACACATTGGTCAAAGAATACGTG GAAGTAAATCCAAATGGTCCGGAGGGGCCTGAGGTGAAGGGACGGGTCCTGGCACCTAAGCGTCTCCCATCTGCAGCAACAATTCTGCCCCAAACAAGAAG GATGCATGTTGTGGACTCTCAGCTTATGAGCTCCAACGCCTGA
- the LOC130378422 gene encoding uncharacterized protein LOC130378422, producing MFRWRGKTRCIDAARDDGSLGRLVNDEHRRPNCKMKNIDVNGSPHLCLFALMDIKQGEEISYDYGGEDCPWRTETTTVGPNALLVEDLHTVVLANTEVGDATHPNIAQQMTTVGDDALLDGGLKPVLSNTEGDDDATRPEITQQMTTVGDDALLDGGSKPVLSNTEGDDDATRPKITKQKRFLKVKTKAHRGHTVHLLLMQKRLFLTSRALKFHQPRSEDNGRWLKCRKKSAL from the exons ATGTTTAGGTGGAGAGGAAAAACACGGTG TATCGATGCCGCCAGAGATGACGGTTCACTTGGGCGCCTCGTTAACGACGAACACAGGCGTCCAAACtgtaaaatgaaaaatattgaTGTCAATGGAAGCCcacatctttgtttgtttgccctTATGGACATAAAACAAGGAGAAGAAATTTCATACGATTATGGAGGTGAAGACTGCCCATGGAGAACAGAA ACGACCACAGTTGGACCAAATGCACTGCTGGTAGAAGATTTGCATACTGTTGTCCTGGCAAATACCGAAGTGGGTGATGCTACTCATCCAAACATCGCTCAACAG atgaCCACAGTTGGAGACGATGCCCTGCTAGATGGGGGCTTGAAACCTGTCCTTTCAAATACCGAAGGGGATGATGATGCTACTCGTCCAGAAATCACTCAACAA atgacCACAGTTGGAGACGATGCCCTGCTAGATGGGGGCTCGAAACCTGTCCTTTCAAATACCGAAGGGGATGATGATGCTACTCGTCCAAAAATCACTAAACAG AAAAGGTTCTTGAAAGTGAAGACGAAAGCACACAGGGGGCACACTGTTCATCTACTGTTGATG CAGAAGAGACTCTTCCTCACATCGAGAGCCCTGAAATTCCACCAACCAAGAAGCGAAGACAACGGCCGTTGGTTGAAATGCCGGAAGAAGTCGGCGCTATGA